The DNA segment TGGAGCCGGTGTGCGCGGAGTCCACGGTGCTCAGCGTGTACGCCGTGGGACCGGCCAGCGCGGCCACGAGGGCCACCGACGCCGTGGTGAGCGCCAGGAGGCGGGAGAGCCGGCCCGCGAAGACCAGCCCCAGCGCCGCCACCAGGCCACCGGCCAGCACCAGCCACCGCAGCCAGGGCAGGTAATCGGGGGTGCGCTCCAGCAGGACGTACCCCCACACGCCGGCGGCCACCACGGAGGCCGCCAGGGTGAGAGCCGCCCAGGTCTCCCTCCGCCGTTCCCACAGCAGCCCGGCGCCCATACCGGTCACGGCGGCGGCGTAGGGCGCGAGGGCGACCGTGTAGTACTGGTGGAAGATGCCCGCCATGTAGCTGAAGACGGCCATGGTGATCAGCAGCGAGCCGCCCCACACCAGGAACGAGGCGCGCGTGACGGACGCGCGGCGCAGTCCGCGCGTGGCCCACAGGCCCGCGATCAGCAGGATCAGCGCGGCCGGGAGCAGCCAGGAGATCTGGCCGCCGACCTCGGAGCCGAACATCCGGTCCCAGCCGGTCTCGCCCCACCGCCCGGAGCCGTTGGCACCGCCCCCACCGCCACCGCCACCGACGCTTCCGGTCTCGTCGCCGCTGATGCGGCCCAGCCCGTTGTAGCCGAACGTCAGCTCCAGGAAGCTGTTGTTCTGCGAGCCGCCGACGTAGGGACGCGAGGACGCCGGCCACAGCTCGACGACCGCGACCCACCAGCCGCCCGACACCACGAGCGCGAGGGCCGCAAGACCCAGCTGCGCCAGCCGCCTGCGCAGCCGTACCGGACCGCAGACGGCGTACACGAGTGCCAGCGGCGGCAGGATCAGGAACGCCTGGAGGGTCTTGGCGAGGAAGGCGAAACCGATGGCGACACCCGCCCCCACCAGCCACCTGGTCCCGCCGTCCTCGACGGCACGTACGACGAAGTAGCAGGCCAGCGCCATCAGCAGGGCCAGCAGCGCGTCCGGGTTGTCGAACCGGTACATCAGCGCCGCGACCGGAGTGAGCGCGAGCACCGCGCCCGCGACGAGACCGGCCACCGGGCCGAACCGGCGGCGTACACCGGCGTACACGACCGCCACCGAGCCGACCCCCATGAGGACTTCGGGGACGAGGATCGCCCACGCGTTCAGGCCGAAGATCCTGACCGACAGCTCCATGGGCCACAGGAAGGCCGACGGCTTGTCGACGGTGATGGCGTTGCCCGCGTCCAGCGAGCCGAAGAAGAACGCCTTCCAGGACCTGCTGCCCGCCTGCACGGCCGCCGAGTAGAAGGAGTTGGCGTAGCCGGAGGCGCCGAGGTCGTACAGGTAGAGCAGGAGGGTGGCGGCCAGCAGACCCAGGAAGGCCGGGCGCACCCAGCGCGGGTCCTCGGGGTGGCCGCGCCACAGCCTCCGTACGACGGACGCCCGCACGGGCTCACCGGGCACGGACGCGGTGGGCGGCGCCCCGGCGGGCGGGCTGCCCTGCGGGGCCGACGGGTCGTAATGGGTGGTCATCGGGGGGTCTCCCTGATCGGACTCGTGGACGTACGGCGGGTTCACCGGCTCACCGGCTCTCTGATTCACCGGTTCTCCGGTCACCGGTTCTCCGGGAAGACCCAGGCGCGGAAGAGGAGGAAGCGCAGGACGGTCGCGGCGAGGTTGGCGGCGACGAGGACGGCCAGTTCGGTGGAGTGGGCGGGGGCGCGGGTGGCGGTGTTCAGGGCGGCCAGCGAGCCGCTGGTCAGGGCGAGTCCGACGGCGAAGACGACCAGGCCCTGCGCCTGGTGCCGTACGGCACCGCCGGGGCCGCGCACCCCGAAGGTGAGGCGGCGGTTGGCGGCCGTGTTGACGACGGCCGCGACGAGCAGGGCGAGCGCGTTGGCGGTCTGGGAACCGGCGAACTGCCGGAAGCCGCTGTAGAGGAGCAGGTAGAAGAGGGTCGACAGACCGCCGACCACGCAGAACCCGACGAGCTGCCTGGCCAGCCCTCTGGGCACGTCCTGGATCTCGCGGTCGCGCGGGTCGTCGCCGAAGGGCCGGGTGAGCCGGTCCAGCGGCAGCGAGCCGCCGGCCAGGGCCCTGCCGACACGCCACACGCCCTTGAGGTCGTCGGTCGCGGTCCGCACGATGCGGACCGTGGACTGTGGGTCGTCGACCCAGTCGACCGGCACCTCGTGGATGCGCAGCCCGGCCCGTTCGGCGAGCACCAGCATCTCGGTGTCGAAGAACCAGCCGGTGTCCTCCACCAACGGCAGCAGCACCTGGGCCACTTCGCGCCGGATCGCCTTGAAGCCGCACTGCGCGTCCGAGAAGCGGGCCTGGAGCGAGCCGCGCAGGATCAGGTTGTAGGCCCGGCTGATGAACTCCCGCTTGGGGCCGCGCACCACCCGGGAGGCGCGGGAGAGCCGGGAGCCTATCGCCAGGTCCGAGTGGCCGGAGATCAGCGGGGCCACCAGCGGGAGCAGGGCGT comes from the Streptomyces sp. NBC_00820 genome and includes:
- a CDS encoding glycosyltransferase family 39 protein; translation: MTTHYDPSAPQGSPPAGAPPTASVPGEPVRASVVRRLWRGHPEDPRWVRPAFLGLLAATLLLYLYDLGASGYANSFYSAAVQAGSRSWKAFFFGSLDAGNAITVDKPSAFLWPMELSVRIFGLNAWAILVPEVLMGVGSVAVVYAGVRRRFGPVAGLVAGAVLALTPVAALMYRFDNPDALLALLMALACYFVVRAVEDGGTRWLVGAGVAIGFAFLAKTLQAFLILPPLALVYAVCGPVRLRRRLAQLGLAALALVVSGGWWVAVVELWPASSRPYVGGSQNNSFLELTFGYNGLGRISGDETGSVGGGGGGGGANGSGRWGETGWDRMFGSEVGGQISWLLPAALILLIAGLWATRGLRRASVTRASFLVWGGSLLITMAVFSYMAGIFHQYYTVALAPYAAAVTGMGAGLLWERRRETWAALTLAASVVAAGVWGYVLLERTPDYLPWLRWLVLAGGLVAALGLVFAGRLSRLLALTTASVALVAALAGPTAYTLSTVDSAHTGSIPTAGPAGASAMGFGGGRRGAGADGGPRGGFGAPGMPGQGQGQPNGNGGMPGQGQGPGQGFPGGGTPGQNGTPQGQGQGNGRANGFPGGGFPGGAVPGEGGRTGGPGGGAGGLLDGANVSAAAKKLLEKDAGRYTWAAASIGSQNAASYQLATGDPVMAIGGFNGTDPSPTLAQFKKYVTDGRIHYFIAGGGMGGMGGGMGEGGRAGAGSGTASRITSWVESTFTKVTVGSATFYDLTRASGT